A single genomic interval of Magnetospirillum sp. 15-1 harbors:
- a CDS encoding formylglycine-generating enzyme family protein: MRSIIIAALTVVFTAGIAQAQTPDSSFRDCDDCPEMVVIPAGSFMMGADKNLEDASDFETPRHRVTIARPFAIGKYEVTQAEWMAVMGGNPSKFRGRLRPVEQVSWDDAQDFIRRLNAKTGKTYRLPTEAEWEYAARAGTTTAYSFGDDRSKLGQYAWFAGNSGKETHPVGQLQANRFGLYDMDGNVLEWVEDCWHDNYTGAPTDGSAWQGRSCLRVNRGGSWYYIPSVFRSANRYRDNSGTRGNDLGFRLARTLP, translated from the coding sequence ATGCGTTCGATCATTATCGCGGCTTTGACCGTTGTTTTCACCGCCGGGATCGCCCAGGCCCAAACGCCGGACAGTTCCTTTCGCGACTGTGACGACTGCCCCGAGATGGTGGTCATCCCGGCAGGCAGCTTCATGATGGGGGCTGACAAGAATTTAGAGGACGCCAGTGACTTCGAGACGCCCCGTCACCGCGTCACCATTGCCCGCCCCTTCGCCATCGGCAAATATGAGGTAACCCAGGCGGAATGGATGGCGGTGATGGGCGGTAACCCCAGCAAATTTAGGGGCCGCTTGCGCCCGGTGGAGCAGGTCAGTTGGGATGACGCCCAGGACTTCATCCGTCGCCTGAACGCCAAAACCGGCAAAACCTATCGCCTGCCCACCGAGGCGGAATGGGAATATGCGGCGCGGGCTGGAACGACGACCGCCTATTCCTTTGGCGACGACAGGAGCAAGCTGGGCCAATACGCTTGGTTCGCCGGCAATTCGGGCAAGGAAACTCATCCTGTCGGTCAGTTGCAGGCCAATCGGTTCGGCCTCTACGACATGGATGGCAATGTCTTGGAATGGGTCGAGGATTGCTGGCACGATAACTATACTGGTGCGCCCACGGATGGCAGCGCGTGGCAAGGAAGATCCTGCCTCCGCGTCAACCGGGGCGGCTCTTGGTACTACATCCCAAGTGTCTTCCGCTCCGCCAACCGCTACAGGGACAACTCAGGCACCCGGGGCAACGATCTGG